Proteins from a single region of Hordeum vulgare subsp. vulgare chromosome 6H, MorexV3_pseudomolecules_assembly, whole genome shotgun sequence:
- the LOC123401732 gene encoding transcription termination factor MTERF8, chloroplastic-like: MLRLRSCFLAQLFSSRSASPVSPIHRLLSAVSPDPSSFAVEEYLVSTCGLTRPQALKAYPKLSHLKSPANPDAVLAFLAGLGLSGADVAALVAKDPQFLCASVERVLAPNVDELTGLGLSRSDIARLIPLTSGGRHFRCRSIVSKLHFYLPLFGSSENLLRALNRNFYLIGADMERKVKPNVALLHECGLGACDIVKLCRSTPRMLSTSLERTRAMVECAQGLGVPRGSAMFKHALDAVSFISEDKIAAKVDYLKKTFRWSDAEVGMALSRSPMMLRRSKDALRSKSEFLISEVGLEPEYIAHRPAMLNYSLDGRLRPRYYVVKFLKANGLLDRDRDYYATFTLVEKVFVRRYVCPYKEAAPQLAEDYDAARSGELPANFKFT; the protein is encoded by the coding sequence ATGCTCCGCCTCCGGAGCTGCTTCCTCGCCCAACTCTTCTCGtcgcgctccgcctcccccgtcTCCCCCATCCACCGACTCCTCTCCGCCGTTTCCCCAGATCCTAGTAGCTTCGCCGTGGAGGAGTACCTCGTCTCCACCTGCGGCCTCACCAGACCGCAGGCCCTCAAGGCCTACCCCAAGCTCTCCCACCTCAAGTCCCCCGCTAATCCCGACGCCGTCCTCGCCTTCCTCGCCGGCCTCGGCCTCTCCGGCGCCGACGTCGCCGCCCTCGTCGCCAAGGACCCGCAGTTCCTCTGTGCCAGCGTGGAGAGAGTCCTGGCCCCCAACGTCGACGAGCTGACCGGCCTCGGCCTCTCGCGTTCTGACATCGCGCGGCTCATCCCGCTCACATCCGGCGGCCGGCATTTCCGCTGCAGATCCATCGTCTCCAAGCTGCACTTCTACCTGCCCCTCTTCGGCTCCTCCGAGAACCTCCTCCGGGCTCTGAACCGCAATTTCTACCTCATCGGCGCCGACATGGAGAGGAAGGTCAAGCCCAACGTTGCGCTCCTACACGAGTGCGGGCTAGGTGCTTGTGATATTGTCAAGCTGTGCCGCTCTACGCCGAGGATGCTCAGCACCAGCCTGGAGCGCACCAGGGCGATGGTGGAGTGCGCCCAAGGCCTCGGCGTGCCCCGTGGCTCTGCAATGTTCAAGCACGCGCTGGATGCCGTCTCGTTCATAAGCGAGGACAAGATCGCCGCCAAGGTGGACTACTTGAAGAAGACGTTCAGGTGGTCGGACGCCGAGGTGGGCATGGCCTTGTCTAGGTCTCCAATGATGCTGAGGCGTTCCAAGGACGCACTGCGCAGCAAATCAGAGTTCCTTATCTCCGAGGTTGGGTTGGAACCGGAGTACATTGCTCATCGGCCGGCAATGCTCAACTATAGCCTGGATGGCCGGCTCAGGCCCCGGTACTATGTTGTAAAGTTTCTCAAGGCAAATGGATTACTAGATCGCGACCGGGACTACTATGCAACTTTCACTCTTGTCGAGAAGGTATTTGTTCGGAGGTACGTATGCCCTTACAAGGAGGCTGCACCACAACTCGCTGAAGACTATGATGCTGCACGCAGTGGGGAACTGCCAGCTAATTTCAAATTCACATGA
- the LOC123405309 gene encoding uncharacterized protein LOC123405309, which translates to MATASSNSKAPLALVLLVALCATTTMPAAGGQGSCEGHKVTVQNLCGHDLNLGIEPRSNSKALFPNGWLLPSGKHESFDVCAWTGSVSAQGAAVAEFHLDHEGGAYYEVSTDQATMSVRVSVTPHGAPLQGHCPTAGCDTGGHCFEHSVPGGNCHGVTEIKIVYYNP; encoded by the coding sequence ATGGCGACGGCGTCCTCCAACTCCAAGGCGCCGCTGGCCCTCGTGCTGCTGGTGGCTCTGTGCGCGACGACGACCATGCCGGCCGCCGGCGGACAAGGCTCGTGCGAGGGGCACAAGGTGACGGTGCAGAACCTGTGCGGGCACGACCTGAACCTGGGCATCGAACCGCGCTCCAACAGCAAGGCGCTCTTCCCCAACGGCTGGCTGCTCCCCAGCGGGAAGCACGAGTCCTTCGACGTCTGCGCCTGGACGGGGAGCGTGTCGGCGCAGGGCGCCGCCGTCGCCGAGTTCCACCTGGACCACGAGGGCGGGGCCTACTACGAGGTGAGCACCGACCAGGCCACCATGTCCGTCCGCGTCTCCGTCACCCCGCACGGCGCCCCGCTGCAGGGCCACTGCCCCACCGCCGGCTGCGACACCGGCGGCCACTGCTTCGAGCACTCCGTCCCCGGCGGCAACTGCCACGGCGTCACAGAGATCAAGATCGTCTACTACAACCCTTAA